The Oxalobacteraceae bacterium OTU3CINTB1 genome includes a window with the following:
- a CDS encoding cob(I)yrinic acid a,c-diamide adenosyltransferase, whose protein sequence is MGNRLSKIATRTGDGGTTGLGDGSRTDKDSIRIHSIGEVDELNSHIGLLLCEDMPADLREELVTIQHDLFDLGGELCIPGYQMITEAHVERLDTLLAKYNATLPALTEFILPAGSRAASQAHVCRTVCRRAERAIVTLGKTETIHEHPRQYVNRLSDLMFVLSRVLNRFGGGSDVLWQHERRSKPANPGGV, encoded by the coding sequence ATGGGCAACCGACTCTCAAAGATCGCCACCCGCACCGGCGACGGCGGCACCACCGGCCTTGGCGACGGCAGCCGCACCGACAAGGACAGCATACGGATACATTCGATCGGCGAAGTCGACGAACTGAATTCGCACATCGGCCTGCTGCTGTGCGAGGACATGCCGGCCGACCTGCGCGAGGAGCTGGTGACGATCCAGCACGACCTGTTCGATCTGGGCGGCGAATTGTGCATCCCCGGCTACCAGATGATCACCGAGGCGCATGTCGAGCGGCTCGACACGCTGCTTGCCAAATACAACGCGACACTGCCGGCGCTGACGGAATTCATCCTGCCGGCCGGTTCGCGCGCGGCCTCGCAGGCGCACGTGTGCCGCACCGTGTGCCGCCGCGCCGAACGCGCCATCGTCACCCTGGGTAAAACGGAAACCATCCACGAACATCCGCGCCAATACGTCAATCGATTGTCGGACCTGATGTTCGTGCTGTCGCGGGTGCTGAACCGCTTCGGCGGCGGTAGCGATGTGCTGTGGCAGCACGAACGCCGCAGCAAACCCGCAAATCCAGGCGGGGTCTGA
- a CDS encoding LysR family transcriptional regulator, translating into MDTIRSLRCFVRAVELGSLSAVAREERTTQPTVSKLMAALERELGVRLLERSTTSLQPTPQGTRFYRRALGVLAEYQEAVAEARGQTDTPAGLIRVNAPAAFGQFRLNAMLASFLEQYPQVDIELILDDRMVDLVKEGVDIALRQGRELPPDAVARLAGVSPRHLVAAPFYLRLRGHPRLPAELADFDYIRFAWLADADMLTLHSGDKVESVVTRARYRVNHALAIRESLAAGGGIGLCPLWLVQDLLDSGALVRVLPEWEGQPQPLHLLSPSRRYQPLRARLLLDHLAAHIARLPGYVNSQPATRNPSTAGARRHHGV; encoded by the coding sequence ATGGATACCATCCGATCATTACGCTGCTTCGTGCGCGCCGTCGAATTGGGCAGCCTGTCGGCGGTCGCGCGCGAAGAGCGCACCACCCAGCCCACCGTCAGCAAATTGATGGCGGCGCTGGAACGCGAACTGGGCGTGCGTCTGCTCGAGCGCAGCACCACCAGCCTGCAACCAACGCCGCAGGGAACCCGCTTCTATCGGCGTGCGCTGGGCGTGCTGGCGGAATACCAGGAGGCGGTGGCCGAGGCGCGCGGCCAGACCGACACGCCGGCCGGGCTGATACGCGTCAACGCGCCGGCGGCCTTCGGCCAGTTCCGGCTGAACGCCATGCTGGCGTCCTTTCTGGAGCAGTATCCGCAGGTCGACATCGAACTGATACTGGACGATCGCATGGTCGATCTGGTGAAGGAGGGCGTCGACATCGCGCTGCGCCAGGGCCGTGAATTGCCGCCGGACGCGGTAGCGCGCCTGGCCGGCGTCTCGCCGAGGCATCTGGTGGCGGCGCCGTTCTATCTGCGCCTGCGCGGCCATCCGCGCCTTCCTGCGGAGCTGGCGGACTTCGACTACATCCGCTTCGCCTGGCTGGCCGATGCCGACATGCTGACGCTGCACAGTGGCGACAAGGTTGAAAGCGTGGTCACGCGCGCCCGTTACCGCGTCAACCACGCGCTGGCGATTCGCGAAAGCCTGGCGGCCGGCGGCGGCATCGGACTGTGTCCGCTATGGCTGGTGCAGGATTTGCTCGACAGCGGGGCGCTGGTGCGCGTGCTCCCGGAGTGGGAGGGCCAGCCGCAGCCGCTGCACCTGCTGTCGCCCTCGCGCCGCTACCAGCCGCTGCGCGCGCGCTTGCTGCTCGATCATCTTGCGGCGCACATCGCGCGGCTGCCCGGCTACGTCAATTCGCAACCCGCGACCCGGAATCCTTCAACGGCAGGCGCGCGCCGCCACCATGGGGTCTGA
- a CDS encoding SGNH/GDSL hydrolase family protein, whose protein sequence is MKTLNHLALAAALTLAAPLYAAERTGGWTTSWYASPQATWGADFPLPTAVPATLERQTVRETVRISVGGARVRIVLSNRYGDAPIIIGEARIARAGDTAGTARELTFGGKRAATIPAGAPLVSDPVDMRVGTLEKLAVSVYLPQATPLKTFHWGAQQTGHIVDGNATGTETPKDAQAMHGRALLSAILVEAPNGKGIVVALGDSITDGNGSTPDRDRRWPDYLAARLSADGVAVVNAGISGARLLGDRMGVNAAARFEQDVLSQPGVKTVVILLGINDIGWPQSAFAPDEPPMRAERMIAVYRQLIAQARVRGVRIVGATLLPFEGALRGTPLEGYFTPAKDAVRREVNQWIRESGEFDAVVDFDKALRDPARPARMLPRYDSGDHLHPGDAGYEAMAKEVATGGLP, encoded by the coding sequence ATGAAAACCTTGAACCATCTCGCACTTGCCGCCGCACTGACACTGGCGGCGCCTTTGTACGCGGCCGAACGAACGGGAGGCTGGACCACCAGTTGGTACGCCAGCCCGCAAGCCACATGGGGAGCGGATTTTCCGCTGCCGACCGCCGTACCTGCCACGCTGGAGCGGCAAACCGTGCGCGAAACGGTGCGCATCAGCGTCGGCGGAGCGCGCGTACGCATCGTCTTGTCGAACCGCTATGGCGACGCGCCGATCATCATTGGAGAAGCACGCATCGCCCGCGCCGGCGACACAGCCGGTACCGCGCGGGAGCTGACTTTTGGCGGCAAGCGCGCAGCCACCATTCCGGCCGGGGCGCCCCTGGTCAGCGATCCTGTCGATATGCGCGTCGGCACCTTGGAAAAGCTGGCGGTCAGCGTCTACCTGCCGCAGGCAACGCCGTTGAAGACCTTCCACTGGGGCGCGCAGCAAACCGGCCATATCGTCGACGGCAACGCTACCGGAACGGAAACGCCCAAGGATGCGCAAGCGATGCATGGCCGCGCGCTGCTCAGCGCCATCCTGGTCGAAGCGCCAAATGGCAAAGGCATAGTGGTCGCGCTGGGCGACTCCATCACCGATGGCAACGGCTCGACACCGGACCGCGACCGCCGCTGGCCGGATTATCTGGCCGCCCGTTTAAGCGCGGACGGCGTCGCCGTGGTCAACGCCGGCATCTCCGGTGCGCGGTTGCTGGGCGATCGCATGGGCGTCAACGCCGCAGCACGTTTCGAGCAGGATGTACTGAGCCAGCCAGGCGTGAAGACCGTCGTGATTCTGTTGGGGATCAATGACATCGGCTGGCCGCAAAGCGCCTTCGCGCCCGACGAGCCGCCGATGCGGGCGGAGCGTATGATCGCCGTGTATCGGCAGTTGATCGCGCAGGCGCGCGTGCGCGGGGTGCGCATCGTCGGCGCCACGTTGCTGCCGTTCGAGGGCGCGCTGCGCGGCACGCCGTTGGAGGGCTATTTCACGCCGGCGAAGGATGCGGTACGGCGCGAAGTCAATCAGTGGATACGGGAAAGCGGAGAGTTCGACGCGGTGGTCGATTTTGACAAGGCGCTGCGCGATCCGGCGCGGCCGGCGCGCATGCTGCCGCGTTACGACAGTGGCGATCACCTGCATCCCGGCGATGCGGGATACGAGGCGATGGCCAAAGAGGTGGCGACGGGTGGATTACCGTAA
- the dxs gene encoding 1-deoxy-D-xylulose-5-phosphate synthase codes for MNLLQNIDSPADVRKLAYTQLTPLAHELRAYLLDSVSKTGGHLSSNLGTVELTVALHYVFNTPHDRIVWDVGHQTYSHKILTGRRERMNTLRQLNGISGFPKRDESEYDTFGTAHSSTSISAALGMAQAAKIKGEQRHAIAVIGDGSMTAGMAFEALNNAGVQDDINLLVILNDNDMSISPPVGALNRYLARLMSGQFYAAAKNVGKSVLPGPVLELAKRLEEHAKGMVVPATMFEEFGFNYIGPIDGHDLDSLIPTLQNIKQLKGPQFLHVVTKKGQGYKLAEAEPTLYHGPGKFNPAEGIKPATAPGKMTYTEVFGNWLCDMAAADQKLVGITPAMREGSGMVRFEQEYPDRYFDVGIAEQHAVTFAAGLACEDMKPVVAIYSTFLQRAYDQLIHDVALQNLDVTFALDRAGLVGADGATHAGNYDLAYLRCIPNMVVMAASDENECRQMLTTGYQYKGPAAIRYPRGAGIGAAIKPELTTIDIGKGEIKRKGQKIAILAFGSMVSPSMTAGDTLDATVANMRFIKPLDVELVKQLAADHDYLVTVEEGSIMGGAGSAVAEALAAEGIVKQVLMIGLPDKFIDHGDPVKLLASVGLDGAGITASIKKRFDSAGDEPRLVVNNG; via the coding sequence ATGAACTTGCTACAAAATATAGATTCACCAGCCGATGTGCGCAAACTGGCGTACACCCAACTGACGCCGCTGGCGCACGAACTGCGCGCCTACCTGCTCGATTCGGTCTCCAAGACCGGCGGCCATTTGTCGTCCAACCTCGGCACCGTCGAACTGACCGTGGCGCTGCACTACGTGTTCAACACGCCGCACGACCGCATCGTCTGGGACGTCGGCCATCAGACCTATTCGCACAAGATCCTGACGGGCCGGCGCGAGCGCATGAACACCTTGCGCCAGCTGAACGGCATCTCCGGCTTCCCCAAGCGCGACGAGAGCGAGTACGACACCTTCGGCACCGCGCACTCGTCGACGTCGATTTCGGCCGCGCTGGGCATGGCGCAGGCGGCCAAGATCAAGGGCGAGCAGCGCCACGCGATCGCCGTCATCGGCGACGGCTCGATGACCGCCGGCATGGCGTTCGAAGCGCTGAACAACGCCGGCGTGCAGGACGACATCAACCTGCTGGTCATCCTCAACGACAACGACATGTCGATCTCGCCGCCGGTCGGCGCCTTGAACCGCTACCTGGCGCGCCTGATGTCGGGGCAGTTCTACGCCGCCGCCAAGAATGTCGGCAAGTCGGTGCTGCCAGGTCCGGTGCTGGAACTGGCCAAGCGCCTGGAAGAACATGCCAAGGGCATGGTGGTGCCGGCCACGATGTTCGAGGAATTCGGCTTTAACTACATCGGCCCGATCGACGGCCACGATCTGGATTCGCTGATCCCGACGCTGCAAAACATCAAGCAGCTCAAGGGACCGCAGTTCCTGCACGTGGTGACCAAGAAGGGCCAGGGCTACAAGCTGGCCGAGGCCGAGCCGACCCTGTACCACGGCCCGGGCAAGTTCAATCCGGCCGAGGGCATCAAGCCGGCCACCGCGCCCGGCAAGATGACCTACACCGAGGTGTTCGGCAACTGGCTGTGCGACATGGCGGCCGCCGACCAGAAGCTGGTCGGCATCACGCCGGCCATGCGCGAGGGTTCGGGCATGGTGCGCTTCGAGCAGGAATACCCGGACCGCTACTTCGACGTCGGCATCGCCGAGCAGCACGCGGTGACCTTCGCCGCCGGCCTGGCGTGCGAGGACATGAAGCCGGTGGTGGCGATTTACTCGACCTTCCTGCAACGCGCCTACGATCAATTGATTCATGACGTCGCGCTGCAAAACCTGGACGTGACGTTCGCGCTGGACCGCGCGGGCCTGGTCGGCGCCGATGGCGCCACGCACGCCGGTAATTACGATCTGGCGTATCTGCGCTGCATCCCGAACATGGTGGTCATGGCCGCGTCGGACGAAAACGAATGCCGCCAGATGCTCACCACCGGCTACCAGTACAAGGGACCGGCGGCGATCCGCTATCCGCGCGGCGCCGGCATCGGCGCGGCCATCAAGCCGGAGCTGACGACGATCGACATCGGCAAGGGCGAGATCAAGCGCAAGGGCCAGAAGATCGCGATCCTGGCGTTCGGTTCCATGGTTTCACCGTCGATGACTGCGGGCGATACGCTCGACGCGACCGTCGCCAACATGCGCTTCATCAAGCCGCTGGATGTGGAGCTGGTCAAGCAGCTGGCCGCCGATCACGATTACCTGGTGACGGTGGAAGAGGGCTCGATCATGGGCGGCGCAGGTTCGGCGGTGGCCGAGGCGCTGGCCGCCGAAGGCATCGTCAAGCAGGTGCTGATGATAGGCTTGCCGGACAAATTCATCGACCACGGCGATCCGGTCAAGCTGCTCGCCAGCGTGGGCCTGGATGGCGCCGGCATCACCGCGTCGATCAAGAAGCGTTTCGACAGCGCCGGCGACGAGCCGCGCCTGGTGGTCAACAACGGTTGA
- a CDS encoding polyprenyl synthetase family protein, with amino-acid sequence MSGAFDDWMKTVQAGSENDLSGFLPTATTVPAKLHDAMRYALLGGGKRVRPLLVYAAGALFDADPATLARAAAAVEMIHAYSLVHDDMPCMDDDALRRGKPTVHVAYDEATALLVGDALQSQAFLVLSEATGVPPSRQVAMLRLLAHASGSAGMCGGQAIDLDSVGLSLTLEQLEQMHQLKTGALLRAAVILGALAGKDLGAAELAALNTYARAIGLAFQVVDDVLDATADSATLGKTAGKDAADNKPTYVSILGLEPSRALAQTLRLDAHAALAPFGDKALRLRELADLIVQRKA; translated from the coding sequence ATGAGCGGCGCCTTCGACGACTGGATGAAAACCGTGCAGGCCGGGTCTGAAAACGATTTATCCGGTTTCCTCCCGACCGCGACGACGGTGCCGGCCAAGCTGCACGACGCCATGCGCTACGCGCTGCTCGGCGGCGGCAAGCGCGTGCGCCCGCTGCTGGTGTACGCGGCCGGCGCGCTGTTCGACGCCGACCCGGCCACCTTGGCGCGCGCCGCGGCCGCCGTCGAAATGATCCACGCCTATTCTCTGGTCCACGACGACATGCCGTGCATGGACGACGACGCGCTGCGCCGCGGCAAGCCGACCGTGCACGTCGCCTACGACGAGGCGACCGCGCTGCTGGTTGGCGACGCGCTGCAATCGCAGGCCTTCCTGGTGCTGTCCGAGGCGACCGGCGTGCCGCCGTCCCGCCAGGTGGCGATGCTGCGCCTGCTGGCGCACGCCTCCGGCTCGGCCGGCATGTGCGGCGGCCAGGCGATCGATCTGGACAGCGTGGGCCTGAGCCTGACCTTGGAACAGCTGGAGCAGATGCACCAGCTGAAAACCGGCGCGCTGCTGCGCGCCGCCGTGATCCTTGGCGCGCTGGCCGGCAAGGATCTGGGCGCGGCCGAACTGGCGGCGCTCAACACCTACGCGCGCGCCATCGGGCTGGCATTCCAGGTGGTCGACGACGTGCTCGACGCCACGGCCGATTCGGCTACCCTGGGTAAGACCGCCGGCAAGGACGCCGCCGACAACAAGCCGACCTACGTCTCGATACTGGGTCTGGAACCGTCGCGCGCGCTGGCGCAAACATTGCGGCTCGATGCGCACGCAGCGCTCGCGCCGTTCGGAGACAAGGCTCTGCGGTTACGCGAACTCGCGGATTTGATCGTGCAGCGGAAGGCATAA
- a CDS encoding exodeoxyribonuclease VII small subunit, with the protein MSKKLTADATAAAPVSFEEAMAELATLVAQMEAGQLPLEASVAAYARGSELVKFCAAQLEKVESQVKVLEGDMLKPFAETGEAEQ; encoded by the coding sequence ATGTCTAAGAAATTAACCGCCGACGCGACCGCCGCCGCCCCCGTCTCGTTTGAAGAAGCGATGGCGGAGCTGGCTACCCTGGTCGCGCAAATGGAAGCAGGGCAGCTGCCGCTCGAAGCGTCGGTGGCCGCTTACGCGCGCGGCTCGGAGCTGGTCAAGTTCTGCGCCGCCCAGCTCGAGAAAGTGGAATCCCAGGTCAAGGTGCTGGAGGGCGACATGCTCAAGCCGTTCGCGGAGACCGGCGAGGCCGAACAATGA
- a CDS encoding aromatic ring-hydroxylating dioxygenase subunit alpha: MSDLGTHAKLARPHAQLPVNVYFDEALLQREMQQLFQAGPRYVGHELMVPNVGDFATLVSENEGRMLVRNANGLELLSNVCRHRQALMFNGRGNANNIVCPLHRWTYDLKGELIGAPHFAETPCLNLPKTQLQSWNGLLFEQNGYNVMDKLKNLSVTGDLDFSGYMFDHAEVQICNYNWKTFIEVYLEDYHVEPFHPGLGGFVSCDDLRWEFGRDYSVQTVGVNKGLLKSGSQIYKRWQEQVLKFRGGEPPPYGAIWLTLYPNIMVEWYPHVLIVSTLWPDGPQRTRNVVEFYYPEEIVLFEREFIEAERAAYMETVAEDDEIALRMDAGRKALFDRGTSDAGPYQSPMEDGMQHFHEWYRANIDI, encoded by the coding sequence ATGTCCGATCTGGGTACCCACGCCAAGCTGGCGCGTCCACACGCGCAACTGCCGGTAAACGTCTACTTCGACGAAGCGCTGTTGCAGCGTGAAATGCAGCAATTATTCCAGGCCGGTCCGCGTTACGTCGGACACGAACTGATGGTGCCGAACGTCGGCGACTTTGCGACCCTTGTTTCCGAAAACGAAGGGCGTATGCTGGTGCGCAACGCAAACGGGCTCGAGCTGCTGTCCAACGTCTGCCGCCACCGCCAGGCGCTGATGTTCAACGGCCGTGGCAATGCCAACAACATCGTTTGCCCGCTGCACCGCTGGACCTACGACCTCAAGGGCGAGCTGATCGGCGCGCCGCACTTCGCCGAGACGCCGTGCCTGAACCTGCCCAAGACCCAGCTGCAAAGCTGGAACGGGCTGCTGTTCGAGCAGAACGGCTACAACGTCATGGACAAGCTCAAGAACCTGTCGGTGACGGGCGACCTGGATTTCTCCGGCTACATGTTCGATCATGCCGAAGTGCAGATCTGCAACTACAACTGGAAGACCTTCATCGAGGTCTATCTGGAGGACTACCACGTCGAACCGTTCCACCCGGGCCTGGGCGGCTTTGTCAGCTGCGATGACCTGCGCTGGGAATTCGGCCGCGACTACAGCGTGCAGACCGTGGGCGTGAACAAGGGCCTGCTCAAGTCGGGTTCCCAGATCTACAAGCGCTGGCAGGAGCAGGTGCTCAAGTTCCGTGGCGGCGAACCACCTCCATACGGCGCCATCTGGCTGACCCTGTACCCGAACATCATGGTCGAGTGGTATCCGCACGTGCTGATCGTCTCGACCCTGTGGCCGGACGGCCCGCAGCGCACCCGCAACGTGGTGGAGTTCTACTACCCCGAGGAAATCGTGCTGTTCGAGCGCGAGTTCATCGAGGCCGAACGCGCCGCCTACATGGAAACCGTGGCCGAGGACGACGAGATCGCCCTGCGCATGGACGCCGGCCGCAAGGCCCTGTTCGATCGCGGCACCAGCGACGCCGGTCCCTACCAGTCGCCGATGGAAGACGGCATGCAACACTTCCACGAGTGGTACCGCGCCAATATAGACATATAA
- a CDS encoding DMT family transporter, which produces MQSLWMLFASFMFAIMGVCVKLASEEFSTSEMVMYRGIVGVIVLAVIIRAQGGSFRTTMPMAHFWRCLIGVISLWLWYYSIANLPLATAMTLNYLSPIWIAVWLFAMGWWHAKNQVKWPLLVAVAMSFVGVTLLLQPAFHANQLVPALIALFSSVLTAMAYMQVRKLGLAGEPENRVVFYFAVMNIVAGVAGNFLFAGDKPAVWHPINSIHGALLLLGIGVCATSAQIAMTRAYRLGQTLVVANLQYTGIVFSSIWGVLVFGDVFSWHSWAGISIILASGVAATFYNTRNTERGKAIANTDPIASEV; this is translated from the coding sequence ATGCAGTCACTTTGGATGTTGTTCGCAAGCTTCATGTTCGCCATCATGGGGGTGTGCGTGAAGCTGGCCTCCGAAGAGTTCTCGACGTCTGAAATGGTCATGTACCGGGGCATCGTCGGCGTCATCGTGCTGGCGGTGATCATCCGCGCCCAGGGCGGCAGCTTCCGCACCACAATGCCGATGGCGCACTTCTGGCGCTGCCTGATCGGCGTCATCTCGCTGTGGCTGTGGTACTACTCGATCGCCAACCTGCCGCTGGCCACCGCCATGACGCTCAACTACCTGTCGCCGATCTGGATCGCCGTATGGCTGTTCGCGATGGGCTGGTGGCATGCCAAGAACCAGGTCAAATGGCCGCTGCTGGTGGCAGTGGCGATGAGTTTTGTCGGCGTCACCCTGCTGCTGCAACCGGCCTTCCACGCCAACCAGCTGGTGCCGGCGCTGATCGCGCTGTTCTCGAGCGTGCTGACGGCGATGGCCTATATGCAGGTGCGCAAGCTGGGCCTGGCCGGCGAACCGGAAAACCGCGTGGTGTTCTACTTCGCGGTGATGAACATCGTCGCCGGCGTGGCCGGCAATTTCCTTTTTGCCGGCGACAAACCGGCCGTGTGGCATCCGATCAACTCCATCCATGGCGCCCTGCTGTTACTGGGCATCGGCGTGTGCGCCACCAGCGCGCAGATCGCCATGACGCGCGCCTACCGCCTCGGCCAGACCTTGGTGGTCGCCAATCTGCAATACACCGGCATCGTCTTCTCCAGTATCTGGGGCGTGCTGGTGTTCGGCGACGTGTTCAGCTGGCATAGCTGGGCCGGCATTTCCATCATTCTGGCGTCGGGCGTGGCCGCGACGTTCTACAATACCCGCAACACCGAACGCGGTAAGGCCATCGCCAATACCGACCCCATCGCCAGTGAAGTCTAA
- a CDS encoding sulfurtransferase, with product MHTTLISAADLSQHLNDDKWVILDCRHDLMNPNAGRDGFAIGHIQNAQFANIDTDLSGAKVGADGKFHGRHPLPDRAALIATLRGWGIDDDTQVVAYDAHGGMFAARLWWLLRWVGHPAVAVLDGGLAAWQSQGLPLVTMVVTRSGGTIGDKPSLMHTVTVEDVESNLVTQTRVVVDARAADRFRGENETIDPVGGHIPGAKNRFFKDNLTPDGRFKSAEQLKQEFSPLFAAAPQAIMQCGSGVTACHNLLALEVAGLPGAALYPGSWSEWCSDPARPVATGG from the coding sequence ATGCACACCACGTTGATCAGCGCCGCCGACCTGTCCCAGCATCTGAACGATGACAAGTGGGTCATCCTCGATTGCCGGCACGACCTGATGAATCCGAACGCGGGGCGCGACGGCTTTGCCATCGGCCATATCCAGAACGCGCAGTTCGCCAATATCGACACCGACCTCTCCGGCGCCAAGGTGGGCGCGGACGGCAAGTTCCACGGCCGTCATCCGCTGCCGGACCGCGCCGCGCTGATCGCCACCCTGCGCGGCTGGGGCATCGACGACGACACGCAAGTGGTGGCCTACGACGCGCACGGCGGCATGTTCGCCGCGCGGCTGTGGTGGCTGCTGCGCTGGGTCGGCCATCCGGCGGTGGCGGTGCTCGACGGCGGCCTGGCCGCGTGGCAGTCGCAGGGCTTGCCGCTGGTGACGATGGTGGTCACGCGTTCGGGCGGCACGATCGGCGACAAGCCGTCGCTGATGCACACGGTCACGGTGGAGGATGTGGAGTCGAACCTGGTCACGCAGACGCGGGTGGTGGTCGATGCGCGCGCGGCGGACCGTTTCCGTGGCGAGAACGAGACCATCGACCCGGTCGGCGGCCATATTCCCGGCGCCAAGAACCGCTTCTTCAAGGATAATCTGACGCCGGATGGACGCTTCAAAAGCGCCGAGCAGTTGAAGCAGGAATTCTCACCGTTGTTCGCGGCGGCGCCGCAGGCGATCATGCAGTGTGGCTCTGGCGTGACGGCTTGCCACAATTTGCTGGCGTTGGAGGTCGCCGGGCTGCCGGGAGCGGCGCTATATCCCGGCTCGTGGAGCGAGTGGTGCTCAGACCCGGCGCGGCCTGTGGCGACTGGGGGCTAA
- a CDS encoding ZIP family metal transporter has product MFSFTLLSKVVERMVSLSVGIMLSTSLLHALPEAFESHASARSLFATLLAGLLAFFLLEKLAIMRHSHHHEGDGHHHHHGHDKHEAGKAGWMILVGDGMHNFTDGILIAAAFMANPELGLVTALAIIAHEIPQEIGDFIVLLNAGFSRTRAYVYNLLCSLLAIAGGLLGYYTLDRASELIPYVLVFASSGFIYIAVSDLMPQMQRRATLRESVPQVLLIATGVAIVLFLTRNH; this is encoded by the coding sequence GTGTTCTCGTTTACGTTGCTCTCGAAGGTCGTCGAGCGCATGGTCAGCCTGTCGGTCGGCATCATGCTGTCGACCTCGCTGCTGCACGCCTTGCCGGAAGCGTTCGAATCGCACGCCAGCGCGCGCAGCCTGTTCGCCACCTTGCTGGCCGGCCTGCTGGCGTTCTTCCTGCTGGAAAAGCTGGCCATCATGCGCCACTCGCATCACCACGAGGGCGACGGCCATCATCACCACCACGGGCACGACAAGCATGAGGCGGGCAAGGCCGGCTGGATGATCCTGGTCGGCGACGGCATGCACAACTTCACCGACGGCATTTTGATCGCTGCCGCCTTTATGGCCAACCCGGAGCTGGGCCTGGTGACGGCGCTGGCGATCATCGCCCACGAAATCCCGCAGGAAATTGGCGACTTCATCGTGCTGCTCAACGCCGGCTTCTCGCGCACCCGGGCGTATGTCTACAATTTGCTGTGCAGTTTGCTGGCGATCGCCGGCGGCCTGCTGGGCTACTACACCCTGGACCGCGCCAGCGAGCTGATTCCGTACGTGCTGGTGTTCGCCTCGTCAGGTTTCATCTACATCGCCGTGAGTGACCTGATGCCGCAGATGCAACGCCGCGCCACCCTACGCGAATCGGTGCCGCAAGTGCTGCTGATCGCCACCGGCGTTGCCATCGTGCTGTTCCTGACCCGCAACCACTGA
- a CDS encoding dienelactone hydrolase family protein translates to MDDLKRDAESLLTKTSLSDGVDRRDFLKVALGSGFAAAAMPVMAQNVIKTDTTGLTAGTITLTVDGQTVPVYRAQPEGKSNLPVVMVISEIFGVHEHIADVARRFAKLGYLALAPDLFVRQGDPQKSASIADLQRDIISKTPDTQVMADLDALVAWAKANGGNPDKIAITGFCWGGRVTWMYAAHNPSIKAGVAWYGRLVGTSNANTPTNPIDIAAKLNVPVLGLYGEKDTGITQDSIKAMQAMLAKGPNKSTFVIYPNSGHAFHADYRPSYVEADAKDGWGRMLAWFRQNGVA, encoded by the coding sequence ATGGATGATTTGAAGCGGGACGCGGAGAGTTTGTTGACAAAAACCAGCCTGTCGGACGGTGTCGACCGCCGCGACTTCCTCAAAGTGGCGCTGGGCAGCGGTTTTGCCGCCGCCGCGATGCCGGTGATGGCGCAAAACGTCATCAAAACCGACACCACCGGCCTGACCGCCGGCACCATCACCCTGACGGTCGATGGCCAGACCGTCCCTGTCTACCGGGCCCAGCCGGAAGGCAAGAGCAACCTGCCGGTGGTGATGGTGATCTCCGAAATCTTCGGCGTGCACGAACACATCGCCGACGTCGCCCGCCGCTTCGCCAAGCTCGGCTACCTGGCGCTGGCGCCGGACCTGTTCGTGCGCCAGGGCGATCCGCAAAAATCGGCCTCGATCGCCGACCTGCAACGCGACATCATCTCCAAAACCCCGGACACCCAGGTCATGGCCGACCTGGACGCGCTGGTCGCCTGGGCCAAGGCCAATGGCGGCAACCCCGACAAGATCGCCATCACCGGCTTCTGCTGGGGCGGGCGCGTGACCTGGATGTACGCGGCGCACAATCCGTCGATCAAGGCCGGCGTGGCCTGGTACGGCCGCCTGGTCGGCACCTCCAACGCCAACACGCCCACCAATCCGATCGATATCGCGGCCAAGCTGAATGTGCCCGTACTCGGCCTGTACGGCGAGAAAGATACCGGCATCACCCAGGATTCGATCAAGGCGATGCAGGCCATGCTGGCCAAGGGACCGAACAAATCGACCTTCGTCATCTACCCCAATTCCGGCCACGCCTTCCACGCCGACTACCGTCCCAGCTATGTGGAAGCGGACGCCAAGGACGGCTGGGGACGCATGCTGGCGTGGTTCAGGCAGAACGGGGTCGCCTGA